Genomic window (Muntiacus reevesi chromosome 6, mMunRee1.1, whole genome shotgun sequence):
TTCAGGTGCAGCTTGGTGCAAACTGTCGCCTGGTCCTTTAGGACTCAATTTCACAGTCTTAAAAAGGTGAAGTGCTAGTTTGTGTGTTTGGATGAGAAATTCCGTCATGACCTCTTGTAGGGACTGTGTCTGTGTCACATCTTCTAGATACATGACCGGCGCTTTTACTACTGAAACATGCCACTGCATAAACAGCCTTGTTGGGATATTGTGGGACATGACTATAATCTTCATTCCTTGGATAAAAAATtccatttcatcctttttatggctcagGTAATCTAAAAGAATTTGGTAAAAAGTACCACTGGAGGACTCCAGGATATGCAGAATGGACGTAGGATATATGAGCAATAATCCTGTCACTGCTTCTCCTATGTG
Coding sequences:
- the TEX47 gene encoding testis-expressed protein 47, coding for MSFGAHPRKANKKNLPLETLMPQVPRSNYLQFQEEKQRLQLKKFLLHRMFLVARITANIEKKDIADYYEQLFQSILKRHIGEAVTGLLLIYPTSILHILESSSGTFYQILLDYLSHKKDEMEFFIQGMKIIVMSHNIPTRLFMQWHVSVVKAPVMYLEDVTQTQSLQEVMTEFLIQTHKLALHLFKTVKLSPKGPGDSLHQAAPELLLPEQIIKYLCNSAELMDPEGFINMYNKPIHVTLDSEVVWPAPSRF